In Elaeis guineensis isolate ETL-2024a chromosome 1, EG11, whole genome shotgun sequence, a genomic segment contains:
- the LOC105039680 gene encoding nuclear transcription factor Y subunit C-2-like: protein MEQSTQLSQTVMEVVTCAAQTAYAAPSYQTAAMVAGTPAVIGAISPNIQTNPHHLAYQQIQQLHHQQQQQQHQQLQTFWATQMLEIEHANDFKNHSLPLARIKKIMKADEDVRMISAEAPVIFAKACEMFILELTLRSWMHTEENKRRTLQKNDIAAAITRTDIFDFLVDIVPRDELKEEGFGIARAGLPAIGGPANSMPYYYVPQQQPVTGAGGDHQEAR from the coding sequence ATGGAACAGTCCACACAGCTGTCTCAGACTGTAATGGAAGTTGTAACCTGTGCCGCCCAAACAGCATATGCTGCTCCTTCATACCAAACTGCTGCAATGGTAGCCGGAACTCCAGCAGTGATTGGAGCCATATCACCCAACATACAAACAAACCCGCACCATCTTGCTTACCAGCAAATCCAACAGCTTCATcatcagcagcagcagcagcaacatcaGCAGCTCCAGACCTTCTGGGCCACACAGATGTTAGAGATAGAGCATGCCAATGACTTCAAGAACCATAGCCTGCCTCTAGCCAGGATAAAGAAAATCATGAAAGCAGATGAGGATGTCAGGATGATCTCAGCTGAGGCTCCTGTGATCTTTGCGAAGGCATGTGAGATGTTCATACTGGAGCTGACGCTGAGATCATGGATGCATACTGAAGAGAACAAGAGGAGGACACTCCAGAAGAATGATATAGCTGCTGCCATCACCAGGACTGACATATTTGACTTCCTTGTTGATATAGTTCCGAGGGATGAATTGAAGGAAGAAGGATTTGGGATAGCGAGAGCTGGTTTGCCAGCCATAGGTGGTCCTGCCAACTCGATGCCCTACTACTATGTACCACAACAGCAGCCGGTAACAGGCGCAGGGGGTGATCATCAGGAAGCTCGTTGA